The DNA window ACCCCCACACACCCTTTTGCGGGCCTCACCTGTGGCGTTGTTGCGGTGGCCCTTGTACCTCCGGCAGTAGTCGGCCCCGTCGCTGTGCTGGGAGTTAAACAGGTAAATGTCCTCATCATTGTAACTGGCCAGCAGCTCTGGGGAACACAGACAAgggagagggaacagagagacATCCTgaaaccgtgtgtgtgtgcttgtgtgcgcgtgcgtgcatgtgtgtgtgtgtgtgtgtgtgtgtgtgtgtgtgcgcgtgcatgcgtgcgcgtgtctTTACCTGTGCCATCGTGGCTGTACACCAGGCAGGTGATGTTGGTCTTGCTCTCACTGGACAGCAGGTGAGACGGACAGAACTTCTTCAGCACGCCGTTATTATCATTCTCACTGATCTTCCTCTGGTCATACaccctgcacacaaacacgcgtcATACTGACATTCATCTAATCCACAGGGGCTGCGCGTGTGTGattgcacgcgtgtgtgtgtgcgtgtgtgcgtgagcgtgcgcgcttctgtgcgtgtgtgtatgtgtgcgtgcgtgtgtgtgcgtgcgtgcgtgcgtgcgtatgtgtgagtgtgagagttagcatatttactttttttcattccattttgCTATTTTGTTACAgtggcacatgcacacattcacctTTTACAGACAGGGTTGGGCCCTGTAACGAACCGTGAGTACGCTCTGCACTAATGTTCATTAGAGAAGGAGAATGAACAGCCAATCTGTGAGTCGCTCCAAAAGCAAAGCTGAGTTTCCCCACCCAAAAGTGCTTCATGTGAAACAGTGATAAGGACCGCCTCCTTCATAGCAACACTTCATATCCTTTCTCCAGGCAAGTTATAGGAAAATAATCAAAACCCTCTCGACCAATCAAAATCATGTTGTCATCCAAATACATACTACAGAAGgaaccaatcagagagaggaaCTCACCTGACATACTGGTCTCGCCCGCCCACGGCGAAGTGGTGGGTGTTGGCTGGGTTCACAAAGATGGTGTAGAGCCCCACCttcttctctccttccttcacCACCACCAGCTTACTGCAAGTACAGTACAGTCAGCATAGTATAGTACAGAATATAAGAGAATAGTAGAGTGTAGTTATAGAACGGTATATCAGAGAATAGTACAGTGTGTAGTATAGAACGGTATATCAGAAGGTAGCCTCTGATACTATACTACACACTGTACTAGTACAGTGTGTAgtattgtacagtatatcaAAGAAAAGTACAGTCTGTAGTACATCAGAGAATAGTACAGTGTGCAGTATAGAACGGTATATCAGAGGCTAGTACAGTGTATCAGAGTATAGTACAGTGTgtagtatagtacagtatatCAAAGAAAAGTACAGTGTGTAGTATCAGAGAATAGTAGTGTGCAGTATATTATGGTATATCAGAGGATAGTAGTACTAATGAGCCTtaaaccaccatgctgctgccaggtatgcagtagatactacaagcattgtttctcctgattaattttcctgttgaactcaatggaaaaaatattcaggagaaacaatgcttgtagtatctactgcaaatctggcagcagcacagtggtttgaggctcatttgatacctttgacccttgatgacttaaagccatttagccaacaaatgtgttccatactgtatcagcataatttacagctgaatctagccccaccccccaattcccatagagatccattcaaatgcaaagagtttttgtatcgcttgtaggacaacctgaaaataagatatctaGACTCTGATGATTTTGaaaggtcacagacatcaggaagtcatggcatgcaaatgatatgcaaccaaatacaaaacataactcttatttgacattatgttaatttgtctactgtaaaAGTGAATTTCCCGGTTTCTAGCTtgtccccaaacagttcactgcagcaaaagtaaacaaatggtggcacaggaggtctcaggggtgcatttgtttaaatcttgctaattttctgaccaatgatttgttgttaagaccattaaaagcttaattttttgccattttgggcttggcccatttttttgcccaggagtgtagtACAGTATAGCAGTGCAAAGTGAAGTATGACAGGGCGTAGTACAGTATAGCAATGCATAGTGCAGTATGACAGGGCGTagtacagtacagcagtgcGTAGTGCAGTATGACAGGGTGTAGTACAGTATAGCAGGGCGTAGTGCAGTATAACAGGGTGTAGTACAGTAGAGCAGTGCGTAGTGCAGTATAACAGGGCGTAGTACAGTAGAGCAGTGCATAGTGCAGTATAACAGGGCGTAGTACAGTATAGCAGTGCATAGTGCAGTATGACAGGGTGTAGTACAGTATAGCAGTGCGTAGTACAGCGTTGAGACTCACGTGGCGGGCCGATCCAGGCGCAGGTCGATGCCAAAAACCACGGCGTCCTCACCAGCAGATAAGAAGGAGCAGGGGGAATCAGGCTCCAGAGCCAGCTACACGACATGATATATATAAATGAACCAATCAAACTACATCGCTCATCACAGACATTACCAATCAAACAATTGCGTTCATCACAGGTATTATCAATCAAACCACAGCGCTCATATTAGGCATTCCCAGTCAAACCACAATGCTAATATTAAGCATTACCAATCAAAACAGTTCTCGTATTAGGAATCACCAAACGACAGCACTCATCTCAGGCATTACTAATCAAACCACAGTGTTCATATTAGGCATTACCAATCAAACCACAGCACTTATCTCAGGCATTACTAAACAGAAAACAGCATTCACAGTAATTACAAATCATACCTgaacccctcacacacacacgcacacgcacacacacacacacactctctctctctctgtcctacCTTGTGGGCGGCACCCTTGTGCTGAGCCACACGCTTGGTGTTTTTGCAGCGCTGAGTAGCAGAGAGTTCAGCCACTCTGATCTGGCCGTCTCGCGCACACATAGCCAGAGTAGAATCACCACTGTGCGGCAGGAACTTAGCCTGGGGTGGAGAACACCAAACCTCAAAACACTGCATAACGCATAACTCACTGCACCCCTAAATCACTGCACTCGGAAACCACTGCACCCCTGGCAGGTTGTGCTCACAAAGCCTGTGCTGCCTATGCTCACAGAGCCTGTGCTGCCTATGCTCACAGAGCCTGTGCTGGCAGTGCTCACAGagcctgtgctgcctgtgctcatgagcctgtgctgcctgtgctcactgagcctgtgctggctgtgctcactgagtcTGTGCTGGCAGTGCTCACAGagcctgtgctgcctgtgctcaCAGagcctgtgctgcctgtgctcaCTGAGCGTGTGCTGGCTGTGCTGGCAGTGCTCACCGagcctgtgctgcctgtgctcaCAGGGCCAGGGCTGGCTGTGCTCACCTGAAAGACGTTGCTCTTATGGCCGCTGTGGAACTCCAGCGTTGCGCGGCGCCGGGCCCAGTCCCAGATGACCACGCGCAGGTCGTCGCTGCCGGAGGCCAGGCGGGTGCCGGACGGGTTGAAGTGCAGCGTGTTGACGCAGCCGGTGTGCCTCTCCAGCCGAGCCTGCAGCTCCAGCCTCTGGACCAGGCCCCGCGCTCCACACACCCGCTTCACAAACTGCGCGCCCCGCCCGATCTCCCGCGCACGCAGGGAGGGCACCGCCCGCCAGGCGGGCCCgcccagctcctgcagctccgcccccagccacGCCTCCATGGCCtgctcatcctcctcctcttcctcctcctcttcctcatcctggTCTTCATCTTCATCGGAACTGGAGGAGCCGTGAGCAGGCCGATCCTGCTCCCTccgcctcttcctcccctctctctctccaccccgcactccctcgctctccctctccccctcctccgtcAGGGAGTAGCGCCCACTGCCGTCCATGCTGTCcgtgtcctcctcctccagggccaGGCTGctgtcccgccccgcccccagcaccggtgtgggcggggcctctgtgggtgcgggacgggggggaTAGAGCAGTGCAAGAAGTCTCTCTTTTCCTCAGTGCCTACACATGCTCATCCCAAAACCTTCACAGCCAATGTGATGCCTGCATAGTCTTACACTAGAGTGCAACGCCACGCTAACATAATCTTACATAACAGTCTATGTAGCGTTGGCCAATCTTGCACTAGGGTCAATGCCTGGCTAGCAGTCTTACCCTCTAAATGATGCAACCTGGAGGAGAGGCACATATACCTGCACTTGGGTCTGGGTGTCCATcagtggtggaggggggagtAGGGGGGTCTCTCTGTCCTATTCCATCCGAGTCTTCTGAGCCTAAGAAGAGAAGGTTAGAcagataaatatatacacatatatatatatatatagagagatagagagatagagagagagagagagagagagagagagagagagagagagagagagagagagagagagagagagaaagagagattatGTTTCTGCTTTCAGCGCTTCATCTAGCTGGTTTCCAGAGAGCAAATTTCTCACCGGGTCTGATAGAGGACTTCCCCTCGCGGTCAGCCATCGTCTTCTGAGTCCCTCAGTACCGAGGGCAGCCTGTGGGGGGAGACAGAAAGCCTCATTTGCAATCAACTCAAATGTCACTCAGCCAAACTCATTTAATAACAAACTGATATGATCCGTTTGTAATCATAGCGTGGAGTAGCCTGATTCCCCATTTATAAACACGTTATAACtctataaatacataattaaaagttaaaagcTTCACAATATAGCGAATAAGCCGTGCTAAATAAAGCAGCTGTTCGGTATTTGCTTGCACCGCAAGCCGCTATAAACCGCGTGGAGCACTATAAATCACTGCAATCGCGATGGATACAAAAATAACGCGAGCAACCATCTGCACACTCAGCCAACGTGATAACACGAAATAGAGTCCCTGTTGTAATATTCGCAAACTAGCTACCTTCGTGTCAGCGCCGTGAAACGTCTTCACCGTAAATGCACAACCTAACAATCTTCGTCAGGTGTGACTCAATTGTCTGTAAGGAAGTGCGTTAAGGTTAGCTTGTTAACATGCTACATTTGATCATTAGCTtgttaataaaacagcaaatgacGCAAGATAGCTGGCTAATCCCAGCTGCTCGTGGGCAGCAAGCGGTTAAAGACGGATTGTTCCGCCAGCTCCACTACCGTTCGCATCTGGAGATTAAGGACAAGCTGAGGCGAAGTACAGGACACTAAACGCGCTAAAGAAACTAAACTAGAAAAGTACAATATCGACGTCTTTAAAAATAGCGAGCCTGTTAGCTGCGCTATACGACAGCAGCGCTCGCTAGCCACTTAGACAAATGTCTTGCTACGTTGTTGCGTATTCTTGTTAATTTCTCCAACATTTCAACATTATTGTCAAGTTCCGTAACAACTGCACAATTCAGCTACAcgcattgttttaaaataccGTCGTATTTCCCAGTGAGTTAGCACGGTTAGATAACGTTTGACTTCGTAGTTTTTGTacgctagctagcaagctaacgtgtAAACGCTGTCACCTCCAGTAGGCCCGCCGACTGTCAGCTAAATCCTAATCGTCGGTGTCAATTTCTAATCCCGACAAGAACCTCAGGCTCCTCGAACCGGCGGTCTGCAGTTTAGATTTCTTGACATCAGGGTCGTGTGCTTAAAGCGCATGCCAAACAAAGCAGAAAGTGTTGCGATTTCCACAGTActttctgtttatgttttgaTGGTTCTCGTcgccttgtgttttttttcctgaagattCTCCTTCCAGTGCCCAATCAGCGATCCTCTTTCCGGAAGTGCGTTTACATAAGCGCCTCTGGGAGTTGTAGTTATCTCCAGTCTGCTCATAAAGCGTTCTGATTTTATGTTATAAAATACGTGTGGTCTTGGGGAAATAAACAATTTGATaataccatccatccatccatccatcaattatctaacccgcttctTCCTAGTCCGAGTTCTTTGACATTAcatttgtataaaataatatgattaGAATTTATAAGATCTGTAATCTTCAATTATACCGACATGTGAGTAACTTCAGTTACCAGCAACAcccttatttgttttgttaagtACTAATTAAACGGCCGCTGAAATGCAGATAAATCACCCTTGCGTATTGTTGGTTAGATACCCAGGCTCGTGGCACTGTGCTTGCACACTGCGCGACTGCGCGCTACTGTTGCATGTCAACAACCAGTGTCGTGAATTACTGTGCCTGCTATTGCGCACTTTGTTCACTGGGAGGCGGTGTTGCACATAATTTACGCACTAGGGTCCATAAGCGGAATGCTGCAGGGTCAACAGTAAGATGCATTATACATGCCGCTGTATTCCCCGGCATTTAGCGTATTTGCCATATACACGTCAAAACATCCAATATTTCATGGTTAGGGAATACTAACAGTTTCTCTGCCGATTCGGACATGCGGTGAGCTTGCATTCAGGAAATATGTGAGCCAATACGTTTTAAACGCACATAtgtactgcattttttatttatttttttgtagacaGTGTTTTGATGTGATTTATGTCACTTGACACAtgattctcactctctcacacacacatgcacacactcataaatcacaaaaatacacattcgcgtgtgtacacaaacacaatacacaatgcGAGAACTTAATGGAATTCCACTGACATAACATAAACCAATGCATAACATAACTGCGTCCACACatccccacacccacacatccacacgcccacacacccaTCGCGCCCACACGCGTCGACATTGATTCTGGATAATAGTGCCATAAATATCCACAATAATAAATCCAGTCCAATCTCCAGGCACTGGGTGATTTCCagggctccccctgctggttaaAACCAACCATTACAGGCTGATGGAGAGAAAATTACCAGCATGTCTTGAACAGGGGTACAGTAAATACCCCCAGGGGTGGGTCAGGAACATACTGACAGGCGTGGGAATCTCTCTATCTGTCAGTATATATCGTGTGCATGCTGACCGTTTACGGtcggggtggtgttggggtgaATGAAGATTTGGCCACATTGTTAAGGTAATGGAGCAATGCACTCTCTGACGCAATAAACAAAGATCCATGTGTTTTTCACCAATCACTGCTCGGCTGGCTTCCTAACAGGTATAACTGCACCTGTGGGtacaccccctctctcttgccactcctcagagagagagagagagagagagagagagagagagggtggtaGGAAAGGGGAAGTCTGGTAGTTTCTGGAATATTgggagaaggaagagggagacCCTACAAGTACGAGCAGAGAAGAGAAATCAGCATGCTGAGTGAGTCTCattttatccctctctctctcactgataGCTTCATCCTACAGGACTAATAGGAAAGACAATGTTCCAGGAGTTTTTGAATTAGGAGGGAAATTGGAATGTGTGGATTTCACTTCACTAAAACCTTTCTAAAGCTGCCTGAATCTGTAAAATATTGGGGAATTTATCACACTGGACATATGTGTCCTTGTGTGGAGCGGGTCTGTGCTGTTGTGTAGCTGTGTGGTGAACGAGGTCAGTGCTGTTGTGTAGCTGTGTGGAGCGGGTCTGTGCTGTTGTGTAGCTGTGTGGAGTGGGTCTGTGctgttgtgtagttgtgtggACGAGGTCAGTACTGTTTTGTAGGTGTGTGGAGGGGGTTAGTGTTGTTGTGTAGCTGTGTGGTGGGGGTCTGTGTTGTTGTGCTGTTGTATGGAGCAGGTCTGTGTTGTTgtgctgttgtgctgttgtgtggAGCAGGTCTGTGctgttgtgtagttgtgtggAGCAGGTCTGTGCTGTTGTGCAGTTGTGTGGTGGGGGTCAGTGctgttgtgtagttgtgtggTGGGGGCCTGTGCTGTTGTGTAGTTGTGTTATGTCCACAGTGAGGTAGTTTGAGTGAGTCATGCATGGCTTGGTGTGGAGAGGAAGCTGGTGTTGTTTTTTGAAattcaatgtattttattgGAGCATTGCCAGGGAGTTGCTGGGCTGTTTTCACAGCGTTGTTGTAGCGTTGTCAGAGGGTTCCTCCTGAGCTGTCGTGCTAGGGGAGGCTGGATCGGGCAGTTCTACATTCCACAGGCATTATACACCAGAGGTATGACTGTGTGACAGCCAAACCTGTTTCCCCAACACAGTGAAACAGCAAAATGTTGGTATGGCTGTGAGTCAATGTGTGTTAAAAAGCATCTAAATTTTTTCaaaagagggagtgtgtgtgtgtgtgtgtgtgtgcatgaatgtgagagtgtgtgtgtgtgcatgagtgtgagagtgtatgtgtgtgtgtgagagagagagtgtgtgtctgtgtgggtttgtgggtttgtgtgtgtgtgtgtgtttgtgtgagtgtgtgtgcgtgtctgggAGATTGGTGCATTGTTTAGAGCTCAGCCAATCCGAAGCAAGACTGccaaacaaacaacaataaacagAGTTGTCCCAGAACAGTGGGAGATCCCCATGCCTTTTTATTCTGAGAATACAGACTGTTCCATCGTgaaaacacaattaattttCCAAATAGGCATTCCCTTTTTCACAAATATAGCATCTGTCGTTATTTTATACCTCTGCTGGGAAACCCAGATTTCCAATTATTCACAAAACAAACGATGACCCAGGTTCCCTGCCATTTGTTTGGTAATGAAATCCCTTTtctcaaatgcacacattcGGCACTGCCTCTGAGGCCCTCTGGAGGCAGAACTGCTGCTATACTGCGGCTCTGCCCCGGTCAGATACCCCTTTACAAAGACACACTTACACATCCAGATTACAGGTGCAAAGAAGTGGATAAGGATTACCCAGGCGCAAGCATAAGGATTACCCAGGCACAAGCATAAGGATTACCCAGGCACAAGCATAAGGATTACCCAGGCACAAGCATAAGGATTACCCAGGCACAAGCATAAGGATTACCCAGGCACAAGCATAAGGATTACCCAGGCACAAGTAGCGAGGGAACCACAAGAAAAAGGGAACTTAAATTTACAGATCAGGACAAATAGGGTATGATCAACGGGGTGGTTGCAGCTTCACAGCACAGTATTACAGCATAGACATACCACTCTAACAGAGAGGATACAAATTTGGAATGACAACCCAAACAAAatgtagggggtgggggctgtaggCGGTGGGGGCTGtattggggtgggggctgtagggggtgggggctgtattggggtgggggctgtagggggtgggggctgtatTGGGGTGGGAGCTGTAGGCGGTGGGGGCTGtattggggtgggggctgtaggCGGTGGGGGCTGtattggggtgggggctgtaggCGGTGGGGgctgtagggggtgggggctgtaggCGGTGGGGgctgtagggggtgggggctgtattggggtgggggctgtaggCGGTGGGGgctgtagggggtgggggctgtaggCGGTGGGGGCTGtattggggtgggggctgtagggggtgggggctgtgttggggtgggggctgtaggCGGTGGGGGCTGTAGGCGGTGGGGGCTGtattggggtgggggctgtagggggtgggggctgtattggggtgggggctgtagggggtgggggctgtgttggggtgggggctgtaggCGGTGGGGGCTGTATTGGGGTGCTGACTGAGGCTGTACTCCCCCCAGGTCTGGGCTCCCCCGGGGGGCGCTCTCTGACCGAGGAGCAGTTCCAGTGCTCCATCTGCCTGGAGGTGTTTGTGGAGCCGGTGT is part of the Anguilla anguilla isolate fAngAng1 chromosome 7, fAngAng1.pri, whole genome shotgun sequence genome and encodes:
- the dcaf8 gene encoding DDB1- and CUL4-associated factor 8, translated to MADREGKSSIRPGSEDSDGIGQRDPPTPPSTTDGHPDPSAEAPPTPVLGAGRDSSLALEEEDTDSMDGSGRYSLTEEGERESEGVRGGEREGRKRRREQDRPAHGSSSSDEDEDQDEEEEEEEEEDEQAMEAWLGAELQELGGPAWRAVPSLRAREIGRGAQFVKRVCGARGLVQRLELQARLERHTGCVNTLHFNPSGTRLASGSDDLRVVIWDWARRRATLEFHSGHKSNVFQAKFLPHSGDSTLAMCARDGQIRVAELSATQRCKNTKRVAQHKGAAHKLALEPDSPCSFLSAGEDAVVFGIDLRLDRPATKLVVVKEGEKKVGLYTIFVNPANTHHFAVGGRDQYVRVYDQRKISENDNNGVLKKFCPSHLLSSESKTNITCLVYSHDGTELLASYNDEDIYLFNSQHSDGADYCRRYKGHRNNATVKGVNFFGPCSEFVVSGSDCGHIYLWDKNSAHIVQYMEGDKGGVVNCLEPHPHLPGLATSGLDHDVKLWAPTAETPTALKGLKEVMKKNKRERDEDSMRHGDQYDTQLLWFLMRHMRHRRIQRSRRGEAGGDGDTDESWSSADSSDEEDAGADHVQCMSS